In the genome of Streptomyces sp. Tu 3180, the window CAACGCCGCGGGCAGCCAGTACTGGCTGCACGTCATCCAGCCGCCGGCCGTCCAGTACGACGCCCGCTTCACCGGCGGGCTGACCCACAGCCCCGCCCGGGCCGTCGCGGGCGAGCCGCTGGCGGTGCGCGGGAAGCTGGAGTTCGACGGCCCGGCCCCCGCCGAGCCGCCGAAGGTCACGGCGACCCGCACGGACGCGAACGGCACGCACGAGCTGGGCACCGCGACCGTCAAGGCGGACGGCACCTTCACCGTCCTCGACGAGCCGGACCTGACCGGCGACGCCACGTACACCGTGTCGTTCCTCGGCGACCTCACCCACCGCCCGGCCGCCGACGTCACCCACACCGTGTCCGTCGGCAAGGCGGCCAGCTCGATCGCGCTCACGGCTCCGCAGGAGGCGTCGATGAGCACCGGCGTCCGCCTCACCGGGACGTTCACCGCGCAGGGCAGGGCGCTGCCCGAGCGGGCCGTGCTGAAGGTGGAGCGCGCCGACCGGCTCGGCACCGGCACGCTGTCGTCGGTGACGGTCGCCGCCGACGGCACCTTCACCGTCGACGACCTGCCGCGCACCCGGCGGGAGACGACCTACACGGTCAGCTGGCCCGGCGACGACCTGCACGAGGGGTCCACGGCGTCGGCGACGGTGTACGTCACGCGCTGACCGCGCCGGAAACGCCGACGGGGCACCCCGGGCGCGCTGCCCGGGGTGCCCCGTCGACGGTGGGGGTGCAGGGCGCCCGGTCCGCGCGTCGCTGCGGGTGCACGCGGACCGGGGCCGTTCGGGGGAGCCCGGTGGGGCTCAGCGGGACGCGAACTCGCGCGGCTGCAGGGCCGCGGTGTGCGCGTCCATCCGTTCGGCGGCGAGGATCGCCACCGCGGTGTCGGCGCGCGAGGCGGCGACGACCAGGGCGCGGCCCGCGAGGGCGTGCGCACGCCGGTGCAGCGCCGTCGCGTTCGGCTCACGGCCGGTGGTGGTCACCGACGCGCGGGCCGGCACCCGCCCTCCCCGCAGGCGGGTGACCTGCTCGGCGATCCGTTCGGCCGCGGCGTCCAGGTCGGCCGAGGGAGCTGTCGCGCGCAGCTCGTCGGTGACGGCGAGCAGCGCTGCGAGGTGTCCCGCGAGCTGGATGTCCAGCTCCTCCTCGCGGGAGCGGTGGGGGAAGTCGTGGGGGGTGCCGGCCATCGTGCTGTGGACCGACTTGGCACGGATCGGTTCGTACATGGATGGCCTCCTGGGTGCTGACAGGAAACCATCCTAGCTTGGATTTCGTCTAAAGTTGAGTCGTTCACAAAATCGGACGCCCGGAACCACGCAGGGTGAGCGCGGGTCCGGGCGTCCGGTCGTACGGACGGGGTCAGGGCTGGCTGTAACCGTCCAGGAAGCGCCCGATCCGGCCCACCGCGTCCCGCAGGTCGGTGACCGACGGCAGGGTCACCACCCGGAAGTGGTCCGGCTCCGGCCAGTTGAAGCCGGTGCCCTGCACGACCATGATCTTCTCGCGGCGCAGCAGGTCCAGGACCATCCGGCGGTCGTCCTTGATCTTGAAGACGTCGGGGTCGAGGCGCGGGAAGAGGTACAGGGCCCCCTTCGGCTTCACGCAGCTCACGCCGGGGATCTGGGTCAGCAGCTCGTACGCCGCGTCCCGCTGCTCGCGCAGCCGGCCGCCCGGCAGCACCAGGTCGTTGATCGTCTGGCGCCCGCTGAGCGCCGCGACCACGCCGTGCTGGCCCGGCATGTTCGCGCACAGGCGCATGTTCGCGAGGATCGTCAGGCCCTCGATGTAGGAGTCGGCGTGCGCGCGCGGCCCGGAGATCGACATCCAGCCCACCCGGTAGCCCGCCACCCGGTACGCCTTCGACATGCCGTTGAAGGTGAGGGTGAGCAGGTCGGGGGCCACGGAGGCGGTCGGGACGTGCTTCGCGTCGTCGTAGAGGATCTTGTCGTAGATCTCGTCCGAGCAGACCAGCAGGTTGTGGCGGCGGGCGATGTCCGTCAGGCCCTTGAGCACCGCCTCGTCGTAGACCGCGCCGGTCGGGTTGTTCGGGTTGATGACGACGATCGCCTTGGTGCGGTCGGTGACCTTGCGCTCCACGTCGGCGAGGTCCGGCATCCAGTCCGACTGCTCGTCGCAGCGGTAGTGCACCGCCGTGCCGCCGGAGAGCGAGACGGCGGCCGTCCACAGCGGGTAGTCGGGCGCGGGCACGAGCACCTCGTCGCCGTCGTCCAGCAGCCCCTGCATCGCCATCACGATCAGCTCGGAGACGCCGTTGCCGATGAAGACGTGCTCCACGTCGGTCTCGATGCCGAGGGTCTGGTTGTGCATGACGACCGCCCGGCGCGCGGCCAGCAGGCCCTTGGCGTCGCCGTAGCCGTGCGCCGACGAGACGTTGCGGAGGATGTCCTCCAGGATCTCGGGCGGGCACTCGAAGCCGAAGGCGGCCGGGTTGCCGGTGTTCAGCTTGAGGATGCGGTGGCCGGCCGCTTCCAGCCGCATCGCCTCCTCGAGCACCGGGCCCCGGATCTCGTAACAGACGTTGGCGAGCTTGGTCGACTGGATCACCTGCATGCAGGGAGCTTACGGCCCGGTAAGGCCGTTTGGGCCGTGTTTCCCGCCACGTGAGACACGGCGATTCGGGTGGTTATGTCCGCGCGCTGTCCTCAGGGCCCTCCCGGTCTCTAGAATGCGCCGCCATGTCCAGGCCACCTCGGTACGCCGACGGGGGACACGACGCGCCGGAGCCCCAGGGTCCGCCGAACGTGTACCTCCCGCAGACCGCCCCCGCCCCGGCGTACGACGCGTACGCCGACCCGGCGGCCGCCCACGGCTGGCAGAACGCGTACGACGAGACGCGCGAGCTGCCCCCGGTCGCGGCGGCCGGCGCGCCGTGGGCGGCGCAGGAGGATCCGTCCCCCGCGGCGGACGGCGGTGTGCCGCGTCCGGGGGAGGACGACGCGGGCGCCGCGGCGGACGGCGGCGCGCCGTCCCCGGCGGGCGACGGCGCGGGGCGTGCGGCCGGCCGGTCCGGCGCCGGCGGCTCGGGCCGGCGTGCCCACCGCAGGGCCGCCCCCCGGCGTTCGCGCCGGATGGCGGTGGCCGCGGGAGCGGTGGGCGCGGTGTCGGCGGCGCTGGTCGCCGGGTTCGCCTTCTCGGGCTCGCCGTCCGGCGGCGCCGGGGGCAGGGACGACCGCACGGGACCGACGGCGGAGGGGCCCGAGACGTCCACGGTGCCGGACACGCCCTCCTCCGGGAGCCCGTCCGGTGCCGGCGGTTCACCGGGCGGCCAGGACTCCCCGGGTGCGAGCGCGTCCGAGGGGGAGCGGAAGGCCGACGGGACGCCGTCGGCCCCCGCGGCCGACGCGTCCGCCGCTTCCGCCACCCCGGCCGCGTCCACCGCCGCCCCCACGCCGGCCCTTCCCGCGCCGTCCCCCTCCGTCTCCGCCTCCGCGTCCACCGATCCGGACGGCGTGGACGACGACCGGCCGGGCCGGGGTCAGGGACCGAAGCGGCCCAGGTAGGGGCGGGCCGCCGGCCGGCCGGACGGGGTTCGCCGCGGGGCCGTCGCCCGGCGTCTCCATGATCTCCGCACCGACCCTCCCCAGGTCGGCCCCCGCCGTCTCCACGGGAGTGGACGACTCTGTTCCGGGTGTCGCCGCGGCCGGCCGGGGCGTCGGCGGTGTGCCGTCCCCGGGGAGTCTGCGGCCGGAAACACCTCCTTGTCCCCCCTGCCGTCCGCGTGATGACAATGCGCATGACAATCCTGTGGGTGGCCGGAGGATTCCCGGATGTCCGGGTCCCCGGCCGCCCGACGTCGCAATGAGGGGACCCCACATGAGAAAACCTCTCGTCGTCGCGCTGTGCGCCCTGGCGATGGCCGGGGCGGGCGCGGCTCCCGCGGTCGCCGCCGAGCCCTCCCCCACGGGCGCGGAGACGGCCACGGGCTCGGGCCCGACCGCGGTGACGGACGTCGTCGACGGCCTGGTCGGTACCGCGGCGGACACCCTGTCCGGCCTCACCGCGCCGAAGGCCGGCGCGGTGAACTTCGCCGGCACCGTCTCGCTCAGCAACTGCTCCGGTTCCGTCGTCCGCATGCCCGACTCGGCGGCCGACGACCCGGCGCTCGTGCTCACCAACGGCCACTGCCTGGAGAGCGGCTTCCCCGCGCCCGGCCAGGTCCTCGTCGACCGGGCGTCCAGCCGCAGCTTCGGCCTGCTGAACTCCTCCGGCTCCCGGGTCGCCACCCTGCGCGCCGACCGGCTGGTGTACGCGACCATGACCGACACGGACGCGGCGGTCTACCGGCTCGGCACCACGTACGCGCGGATCAAGAGCGCGTACGGCATCGACGCGCTGACCCTGTCCGGCACCCGCCCGCAGGCCGGGACCGCCGTCAGCATGGTCTCCGGCTACTGGAAGCGGATCTACAACTGCTCCGTCGACGGGTTCGTGCACCGGATGAAGGAGGGCGACTGGACCTGGAAGGACTCGGTCCGCTACACCCCCGAGTGCGACACCATCGGCGGCACCTCCGGCTCGCCGGTCGTCGACGACGCCACCGGCGAGGTGGTCGCCGTCAACAACACCGGCAACGAGGACGGCGAGCGCTGCACGGTCAACAACCCGTGCGAGGTCGCCGAGGACGGCACCGTGACGGTCCGTCAGGGCATCAACTACGCCCAGCAGACCTACCTGTTCCCCGCCTGCTTCGGCGTGGACAACAGGCTCGAGCTGAACGCGAGCGGCTGCGCCGTCCCCAAGCCGTAGGGGGCGGGCGCACGCGCGGGGCGGGCGGTCACCGGGGAGTCCGGCGGACCGCCCGCCCCGCCAGTTCGTCCGTGCGCCGTCCGTCCTCGATCACGAACCGCCCGTCGACCAGCACGTGCGGGATGCCCGTCGGGAGCGTGCGGGGGCGCTCGAAGGTGGAACCCGCGGCCACCGTGTCCGGGTCGAACAGGACCAGGTCGGCCCGGTACCCCTCGCGGACCAGCCCCCGGTCCGGCAGCCGCAGCCGGGCGGCCGGGCGCGAGGTCAGGTGCGCCACGCACTCCTCCAGGGACAGCACCCCCAGCTCCCGGACGTAGTGCCCGAGGTAGTGCGGGAACGTGCCGTACGCGCGCGGGTGCGGCTTGGCGCCCTGCAGGATGCCGTCCGAGCCGCCGGTGTGCGCGCGGTGCCGCATGATCGCCCGCACGTTCTCCTCGTGGCCGACGTGCTGGAGGATCGTCGGGGCGAGCCTGTCCTTCAGCAGCAGCTCCCGCGCGACCGCCCAGGGCGACTCGCCGCGCGCCCGCGCCGACTCCAGGACCGTACGGCCCACGTACTCGCCCAGCGCCGGGTCGCCGACGCCCGAGATCTCGATGGTCTCCCACTCCACCGGCACGCCGTGGCAGCCGTCCGAGCCGGTGACCTCCAGGTGGTGCCGGATCCGCTCGGCCGTCGCCTCGTCCGCGAGCCGCCGCAGGACCTCCTCCGGGCCGCCCTCGCTCGCCCAGCTCGGCAGCAGCGCCACGAGCGTGGTGCAGCCGGGCGTGTAGGGGTAGGTGTCGAGGCTGATGTCGGCGCCGGCGTCCAGCGCCTCGTCCAGCAGCGCCAGCAGTTCGGGCGCCCGGCCCCTGTTCACCCCGAAGTTCATCGTCGCGTGCGCCAGGTGCAGCGCGCAGCCGGCCTCCCGGGTGAGGGCCACCATCTCCGCGTACGCCTCCAGCGCGCCCGCGCCGTAGGAGCGGTGGTGCGGGCAGTAGTAGCCGCCGTACTCGGCCACCACCCGGCACAGCCCGGTCAGTTCGGCGTCCTCGGCGTACATGCCGGGGGTGTAGGTCAGGCCGGACGACATGCCGACCGCGCCCTGCTCCATGCCCTCCGCCACCAGCTGCCGCATCCGGTCCAGCTCGGCCGGGGTGGCCCCGCGGTCCTCCCAGCCGACGACGAGCGCGCGGACCGTGCCCTGCGGGATCAGGTAGGCGGCGTTGACCGCGATGCCCCGGTCCAGCCGGTCCAGGTACTCGCCGACCGACCGCCAGTCGAAGTCGACGTCGTCGCCCGCGCCGTTCCAGCCGGCGATCGCCCGGCGCACCTCGCCGAGCGTGCGGTCGTCGACCGGCGCGTACGACAGGCCGTCCTGGCCCAGCACCTCGAGCGTGACGCCCTGCGCTGCCTTGGCGCTGTGGTCGGGGTCGCGCAGCAGCGCCAGGTCGCTGTGCGCGTGCATGTCGACGAAGCCGGGGGAGAGGACCAGCCCTTCGGCGTCCAGCTCGCGGCGGGCCTTCGGGCGCTGGCAGCCCGCTGCCGCCGCCTCCTTCACGATTCCGACGATCCGGCCGCCGTCCACGACCACGTCCGCGCGGTACGCGTCGCCGCCGGAGCCGTCCACGACGTCCGCGTCCCGGATGACGAGCTCTTCCACACCGGCCTCCTAGAAGAACGTACGGATGTAGTCGACCACCGTGCCGTCCGCCTCGGCCACGGGGATGAGCACCCATTTGTCGAAGGACGTGCACGGGTGGGACAGCCCGAGCCCCACCCAGTCGCCGACCTCCAGGTCGGCCTCCCCGGTGGTGCGCAGCCAGGCGTGCTGGTCGGACAGGGCGGTCACCGAGATCCCGGCGGCCGGGCGCTCGGTGCCGTCCCGGCGGACCACCTGGACGGACGGCAGGTCGAGGTCGTGGGCCGCGTCCCGCTTGCCGGCGTTGACGAAGGCCTGGTCGGGGGCGGGGCGGGACACCACCTGGGTCCACAGCCGGAACGCCGGTTCCAGCGCGCCCTCCTCCGGCACCCGGTTGAAGGGGGTCAGCCTGCGGTAGTGGCCGTCGTCGTGCGAGACGTACGCCCCCGAGCGCAGCAGCCTCAGCACCGGCGCGGAGAGTGCGGGGATCCGCGCGAAGACGTCGGCCACCGCGTCGAACCAGGCGCTGCCGCCCGCGCTCACCACGATCTCGTCCAGCCCCGCGAACCGGCCCGCCTCGTCGAAGTCCACGGCGAGCGACACCAGCCGCCGCAGCCAGGCGTGCACCCGCTCCGGGTCCGCCTGCGGCACCTCGCCCTCGTACCCGGCGACCCCGGCCAGCCGCAGCCCGCGCGCACCCGCCACGGCGTCGGCGACGGCGGCGCACTCCGCCTCCGTGCGCACCCCGGTGCGGGCGCCCTCTCCGGCGGCGAGCTCGACCACGACGTCCACCGGGCGGGACGCCCCGGCGAGCGCCGCGTCCATCAGCTCCACCCCGCGCACGGAGTCGACGTAGCAGACGAAGCGGAAGTCCGGGTCGGCGTCCAGCTCCGCCGAGACCCAGCGCAGGGCCGCCGCGTCCACCAGCTCGTTGGCGAGGAAGACCCGCCGGATCCCGAACGCCCGCGCCACCCGCACCTGGTGCGGGACGGCGAGCGTGATGCCCCACGCCCCGTGCTCGATCTGGCGGTGGAAGAGCTGCGGGGCCATGGAGGTCTTGCCGTGCGGGGCGAAGGCGAGGCCGTGGCGGGCCGCGTAGGTCTCCATCAGCCTCAGGTTGTGCTCCAGCCGCTCGGCGGACAGCGTGAGCACGGGGGTGGTGAAGCCGTCGGTGAAGAGGTTGCGGCGCCGGGCGGCCAGTTCGCCGACGGTCAGCCCGTCGGCGTCCGGCGGGAGGCCCTTGAAGCGGTGGTCGACGCGTTCCTCGGTGAGCTGCGCGAGTGCGTCGGAGCCGGGGTCGAGGACCATCAGAGCCTCCCTGATCAGGCGCGTTGCATTTAATGCAACGCTCGTTGCGTATATCGCTTACCGCTGTCTAACATCTCGGCCACGCGTGGTCAACGGACACCGCGTCCCCCGCAGCCACCGAGGAGCCCCGCCGCCGTGACCGTCACCGGACCCTGCAACGCCCCCGACGTCGTGGACGTCGTCGCGCTCGGCGAGTCCATGGTGACGTTCCTGCCCACCCGGCCGGGCCGCCTCGCCGACGTCCCCTCCTTCGAGCGCGGCATCGGCGGCGCGGAGTCCAACACCGCGTGCGTGCTGGCGGCGGCCGGCCACTCGGCGCGCTGGGTCAGCCGGGTCGGCGACGACGGCTTCGGCGACCACCTCCTCGAGGCGATCGGCGGACACGGCGTCGACGTGTCGTACGTCCGCCGCGACCCGGACCGGCCCACCGGCGTCTACTTCCGCACGGCCGGCGACCGGGCCACCGACGCCCACGAGGTCGCCTACTACCGGGCGGGCTCCGCGGCCTCCGCGATGACCGCCGCCGACGTCGACCTCGACGCCGTGCGCGCCGGACGCGTGCTGCACCTGTCCGGCATCACGGCCGCGCTCTCCGCCGGCTGCCTGGACCTGCTGCGGGAGCTCACGGCCCCCCGCCCCGGCCGCCCGCTCGTCTCCTTCGACGTCAACCACCGTCCGGGCCTGTGGCGGGACGCCCGCGGCCCCGAGGTGCTGCTGGACCTGGCGCGCGGCGCGGACATCGTCTTCGTCGGCGACGACGAGGCGCGCGACGCGTGGGGACTGCACGGCGCCCGCGCCGTGCGGGAGGCGCTGCCCGAACCGGAGATCGTGGTCGTCAAGCAGGGCCGGGGCGGAGCGGTCGCCTTCGGCAGGGACACCGACGGCCTCCCGTGCGAGGACGCCACCGGCACCGCGACCTTCGTGCCCGCCCTGCACGTCGACGTCGTCGCCGCCGTCGGCGCCGGGGACGCCTTCGCCGCCGGCTTCCTCTCCGCCACCCTGCGCGGGCTGCCCGTACGCGACCGGCTGCGGCACGGCCACCTCATGGCCGCCGCCGCGCTCACCGCCCCCGGCGACCTCGCCCCGCCCCCCGCCCGCGACCTGGCCGACCGCCTCGTCGCCCTGGACGACACCGCGTGGGGGAGACTGCGACTCGGCCCCGGCTGGACACAGGCCGACGAAGGGGCCGAGGAGGAGGTACGCACCCCATGAGCCAGACCGTCGACCGCGCGCTGAGCATCCTGCCGCTGCTCGCCGAGGGACCCGCCGACCTCGGACAGGTCGCCGACCGCCTCGGCGTGCACAAGTCCACGGCGCTGCGCCTGCTGCGCACCCTGCACGAGCACGGCCTGGTCTACCGCCAGTCCGACCAGCGCTACCGCCTCGGCGCCCGCCTCTTCGCCCTCGCCCAGGAGGCGATGGAGAACCTCGACGTCCGCGAGATCGCCCACCCCCACCTCGTGCGCCTCAACGAGCAGTGCGGGCACACCGTCCACCTCGCCGTCCACGAGGAGAACGAGGTCCTCTACATCGACAAGGTGGAGAGCCGCTACCCGGTGCGCATGTACTCGCGGATCGGCAAGCCCGTCGCCATCACCGTCGCGGCCGTGGCCAAGCTGCTCCTGGCCGACCTGCCCGAGCACGAGCGCCGCGCCCTCGCGGAGAGGCTCGACTACCCCCTGTACACGTCCCGTTCGACACCCGGCCCGGCCGCGTTCCTGCGCGAGCTGGAGAAGGTGCGCGAACAGGGCTGGGCCACCGACCTCGGCGGCCACGAGGAGTCCATCAACTGCGTCGCGGCCCCCGTCCGCGGCGCCGACGGCCGGGTGGTCGCCGCGATGTCGGTCTCCGCGCCGAACGTCGTCGTCACCGCCGACGAACTCCTCACCCTGCTCCCGCTGGTGCGCCGCACGGCGGACGCGATCAGCGGCGAGTACTCCGGCAGGACCCCCGTGCACCACCCCGACAAGGACACCGCATGACCGACAAGACCGAGAAGACCGCGCTCACCCCGAAGACCCACACCACCCCGCCCGCGAAGTTCTCCCACGGCGTCAGGAAGGGCAACATCCTCCAGGTCGCCGGCCAGGTCGGGTTCCTGCCCGCGGTGGAGGGCGAGCCGCCCACGCCCGC includes:
- a CDS encoding IclR family transcriptional regulator; protein product: MSQTVDRALSILPLLAEGPADLGQVADRLGVHKSTALRLLRTLHEHGLVYRQSDQRYRLGARLFALAQEAMENLDVREIAHPHLVRLNEQCGHTVHLAVHEENEVLYIDKVESRYPVRMYSRIGKPVAITVAAVAKLLLADLPEHERRALAERLDYPLYTSRSTPGPAAFLRELEKVREQGWATDLGGHEESINCVAAPVRGADGRVVAAMSVSAPNVVVTADELLTLLPLVRRTADAISGEYSGRTPVHHPDKDTA
- a CDS encoding sugar kinase, with amino-acid sequence MTVTGPCNAPDVVDVVALGESMVTFLPTRPGRLADVPSFERGIGGAESNTACVLAAAGHSARWVSRVGDDGFGDHLLEAIGGHGVDVSYVRRDPDRPTGVYFRTAGDRATDAHEVAYYRAGSAASAMTAADVDLDAVRAGRVLHLSGITAALSAGCLDLLRELTAPRPGRPLVSFDVNHRPGLWRDARGPEVLLDLARGADIVFVGDDEARDAWGLHGARAVREALPEPEIVVVKQGRGGAVAFGRDTDGLPCEDATGTATFVPALHVDVVAAVGAGDAFAAGFLSATLRGLPVRDRLRHGHLMAAAALTAPGDLAPPPARDLADRLVALDDTAWGRLRLGPGWTQADEGAEEEVRTP
- a CDS encoding serine protease, which produces MRKPLVVALCALAMAGAGAAPAVAAEPSPTGAETATGSGPTAVTDVVDGLVGTAADTLSGLTAPKAGAVNFAGTVSLSNCSGSVVRMPDSAADDPALVLTNGHCLESGFPAPGQVLVDRASSRSFGLLNSSGSRVATLRADRLVYATMTDTDAAVYRLGTTYARIKSAYGIDALTLSGTRPQAGTAVSMVSGYWKRIYNCSVDGFVHRMKEGDWTWKDSVRYTPECDTIGGTSGSPVVDDATGEVVAVNNTGNEDGERCTVNNPCEVAEDGTVTVRQGINYAQQTYLFPACFGVDNRLELNASGCAVPKP
- a CDS encoding D-aminoacylase, whose translation is MEELVIRDADVVDGSGGDAYRADVVVDGGRIVGIVKEAAAAGCQRPKARRELDAEGLVLSPGFVDMHAHSDLALLRDPDHSAKAAQGVTLEVLGQDGLSYAPVDDRTLGEVRRAIAGWNGAGDDVDFDWRSVGEYLDRLDRGIAVNAAYLIPQGTVRALVVGWEDRGATPAELDRMRQLVAEGMEQGAVGMSSGLTYTPGMYAEDAELTGLCRVVAEYGGYYCPHHRSYGAGALEAYAEMVALTREAGCALHLAHATMNFGVNRGRAPELLALLDEALDAGADISLDTYPYTPGCTTLVALLPSWASEGGPEEVLRRLADEATAERIRHHLEVTGSDGCHGVPVEWETIEISGVGDPALGEYVGRTVLESARARGESPWAVARELLLKDRLAPTILQHVGHEENVRAIMRHRAHTGGSDGILQGAKPHPRAYGTFPHYLGHYVRELGVLSLEECVAHLTSRPAARLRLPDRGLVREGYRADLVLFDPDTVAAGSTFERPRTLPTGIPHVLVDGRFVIEDGRRTDELAGRAVRRTPR
- a CDS encoding amino acid deaminase, which produces MVLDPGSDALAQLTEERVDHRFKGLPPDADGLTVGELAARRRNLFTDGFTTPVLTLSAERLEHNLRLMETYAARHGLAFAPHGKTSMAPQLFHRQIEHGAWGITLAVPHQVRVARAFGIRRVFLANELVDAAALRWVSAELDADPDFRFVCYVDSVRGVELMDAALAGASRPVDVVVELAAGEGARTGVRTEAECAAVADAVAGARGLRLAGVAGYEGEVPQADPERVHAWLRRLVSLAVDFDEAGRFAGLDEIVVSAGGSAWFDAVADVFARIPALSAPVLRLLRSGAYVSHDDGHYRRLTPFNRVPEEGALEPAFRLWTQVVSRPAPDQAFVNAGKRDAAHDLDLPSVQVVRRDGTERPAAGISVTALSDQHAWLRTTGEADLEVGDWVGLGLSHPCTSFDKWVLIPVAEADGTVVDYIRTFF
- a CDS encoding pyridoxal phosphate-dependent aminotransferase, whose amino-acid sequence is MQVIQSTKLANVCYEIRGPVLEEAMRLEAAGHRILKLNTGNPAAFGFECPPEILEDILRNVSSAHGYGDAKGLLAARRAVVMHNQTLGIETDVEHVFIGNGVSELIVMAMQGLLDDGDEVLVPAPDYPLWTAAVSLSGGTAVHYRCDEQSDWMPDLADVERKVTDRTKAIVVINPNNPTGAVYDEAVLKGLTDIARRHNLLVCSDEIYDKILYDDAKHVPTASVAPDLLTLTFNGMSKAYRVAGYRVGWMSISGPRAHADSYIEGLTILANMRLCANMPGQHGVVAALSGRQTINDLVLPGGRLREQRDAAYELLTQIPGVSCVKPKGALYLFPRLDPDVFKIKDDRRMVLDLLRREKIMVVQGTGFNWPEPDHFRVVTLPSVTDLRDAVGRIGRFLDGYSQP